A region from the Eublepharis macularius isolate TG4126 chromosome 13, MPM_Emac_v1.0, whole genome shotgun sequence genome encodes:
- the RPL39 gene encoding 60S ribosomal protein L39: MSSHKTFKIKRFLAKKQKQNRPIPQWIRMKTGNKIRYNSKRRHWRRTKLGL, from the exons ATG tcctCCCACAAGACGTTCAAGATCAAGCGGTTTCTTGCTAAAAAGCAGAAACAGAACCGGCCCATCCCACAATGGATCCGTATGAAAACTGGCAATAAGATCAG ATACAACTCCAAACGGAGGCACTGGAGAAGGACCAAGCTAGGTCTGTAA
- the SOWAHD gene encoding ankyrin repeat domain-containing protein SOWAHD yields MELAGENMSEKQRGECLDRQQLPQDCKPCGQDSSPAQAQAAVGSQSPSPSLRGGSLILRRAQLSNLNRSLSRSSRRSHNWATGMDPARLSVGGGSTRRKGLKEILLQSSEAKPIWLEALPKGDVNASNISDGLRGPDPLLEANLEDLSLVLDPLEHEWMLTVAQGDAGSILRLLDQDPSLLSTPDFVTGFTVLHWLAKHGRHEDLIEVVTFAEKQHYPVDVNVFTASGRLTPLHLAALQGHEMVIKVLVGAYGANTSLRDHNGRKAWQYLRADAPRELKELLGACEEDLALLGAGNTNNNCLSSRRGGGSGFKRDCKEIQGEGNSRRAITGLTSLRNLFRQAIAFFQEM; encoded by the coding sequence ATGGAGCTTGCTGGAGAAAACATGTCAGAGAAGCAAAGGGGAGAATGCTTGGACAGACAGCAGCTGCCCCAGGACTGCAAGCCATGTGGACAGGACAGCTCCCCAGCTCAGGCGCAGGCGGCTGTGGGCAGCCAGtctcccagccccagcctccGGGGTGGAAGCTTGATTCTCCGCAGGGCACAGCTGTCCAACCTCAACAGGAGCCTGAGCAGGTCCAGCAGGCGTTCGCATAACTGGGCGACAGGAATGGACCCAGCCAGGCTTTCTGTGGGTGGAGGCAGCACAAGGAGGAAAGGCCTGAAAGAGATCCTTTTGCAGAGCAGTGAGGCAAAACCCATTTGGCTGGAGGCTTTGCCGAAGGGAGATGTCAACGCCAGCAACATCTCCGATGGGCTGCGAGGCCCCGACCCTCTTCTGGAAGCCAACTTGGAGGACTTGTCCTTAGTTTTGGACCCACTGGAGCATGAGTGGATGCTGACAGTGGCCCAAGGAGATGCAGGGAGCATCCTCCGGTTGCTGGACCAGGATCCCAGCCTGCTCTCCACGCCAGACTTTGTGACTGGCTTCACCGTCCTCCACTGGTTAGCCAAACACGGTCGACATGAGGACTTGATAGAAGTCGTAACTTTTGCCGAGAAGCAGCATTACCCAGTAGACGTCAATGTATTCACAGCTAGCGGCCGGTTAACCCCTCTGCACCTGGCCGCTCTTCAGGGACACGAGATGGTCATTAAAGTGCTGGTGGGGGCCTACGGGGCAAACACAAGCCTTCGAGACCACAATGGCCGCAAAGCGTGGCAGTACCTCCGAGCAGATGCTCCAAGGGAGCTGAAGGAACTTTTGGGGGCTTGTGAGGAAGACTTGGCCCTGCTAGGAGCAGGCAacaccaacaacaactgtctctcatCCAGACGGGGTGGTGGCAGTGGGTTCAAAAGAGACTGCAAGGAAATTCAAGGGGAAGGGAACAGCCGCAGGGCCATCACCGGACTGACCTCTTTACGGAACTTGTTCAGACAAGCAATTGCATTTTTCCAAGAGATGTAG